The Cyclobacteriaceae bacterium DNA segment CTTTTGAATCAAAAGATATGAATGGGAATCTGATTAAATTATCCCAGTTCCAAAATAAGACCGTTCTTCTTCACTTTTGGTCATCAACCTGCGGGCCATGTAGAGAAGAGAATAAAAATATTAAAGCATTACATGAGAGTAATAGAAATATCGTGATAATTAATGTGTCCCTCGACACCAATGAAGATCAGTGGAACAAAGCTGTTGAAAAAGATGGACTATCCAATATGATAAATACATGCGATTTAATGGGAACAAATAATAAAATAGCACAGGACTATTATATTCACGGTATTCCCATGCACTATTTAATCGATGGAAAGGGGAGAATAATAGCTAAGGGGTCATTTGAAGAAGTGATACTAAAGATTAACGGTTTTTAGTAAGCAGGTATTCGCTAAAGACTTTTCAGCACTCAGTTGTTCGCATTCTTCGCAAAACTTGATTCTCAAAAATTCCTTAACTTCCCTCTCCTTAAACCTAAACCTTTTAATTGTATGGACGCTAAAAAACGTATTCTCGCAACCCTGGTCGGGTTCGTTGTGTTCTTTCTGCTGGGCTGGCTGTTCTATGGTTTCCTGCTCATGGGTTTTTATGCTGAAAACGCTGGCTCGGCCACCAATGTGATGCGCGCTGAAACCGACATGGTGTGGTGGGCACTTATTGTGGGTAATGTATTCAGGCGTATTTCCTCGTGTACGTCTTCGGCAAGTGGGCTAACATCACCACGTTTGGCGGTGGTTTTTCTGCAGGCCTGATCATCGGGCTCATTCTCGGTTTTGCTTTTAACCTGGGCATGTATGGCACCATGAATATCTCCAACCTTACCATTTCGTTAATTGATCCGTTTGTATCCGGGATTATGATGGCCATAACCGGTGGGGTGATTGGCTGGATGCTGGGAAGGAAGTAATACGTACCGATGGTTCTCAGTCCATAGTCGATAGCCTGTAGAATTTCTACCTGACTATCGACCATGGACTATCGACTATTGTTGGCCTAGCTATTACTTTTGCTCCATGAAACTTACAGCCGACAATAAACTGAAAAAACTCATTGTAGTGGGCGACCGGGTACTGATCAAGCCCGGCAAACAAACCGATAAAACCGACAGCGGACTTTACCTGCCACCGGGTGTTCAGGAAAAAGAAAAAATCCAAAGTGGTTATGTGATTAAAGTGGGGCCGGGTTATCCGTTGCCCTTACCAGCCGATGAAGACGATATGTGGAAAGGCCGCGATGAGCAGGTGAAGTATTTGCCGCTTCAGGCACAGGAAGGCGACCTGGCCATTTTTGTGCAGAAGGGCGCCATTGAAGTGATGTACGAGAGTGAAAAATATTTTATTGTTCCGCAATCATCCATACTGATGCTGGAACGGGAGGAGGATTTGTAGAAGCGTTTTGTTAATTTTAGTACATGGAAGACTTGATCCTGAAAATACCGGAGCAATACCCGATGACAGATGATGAGTTGTTTGCCTTCTGCGCAGCCAACAAAGAACTCCGTATTGAACGTGATGAAAATGGTCAACTTATAATTATGTCACCAGCTGGGGGAATAACAGGAAATTTAAACTTTAAACTTACAGGAATTTTTAGTCAGTGGGTTGAAACTCATCCGGACCTTGGGTATGGCTTCGACTCTGCAACAGGCTTCAGATTACCAGATAAATCCATGCGATCACCCGATGTATC contains these protein-coding regions:
- a CDS encoding co-chaperone GroES family protein codes for the protein MKLTADNKLKKLIVVGDRVLIKPGKQTDKTDSGLYLPPGVQEKEKIQSGYVIKVGPGYPLPLPADEDDMWKGRDEQVKYLPLQAQEGDLAIFVQKGAIEVMYESEKYFIVPQSSILMLEREEDL